A DNA window from Coffea arabica cultivar ET-39 chromosome 6c, Coffea Arabica ET-39 HiFi, whole genome shotgun sequence contains the following coding sequences:
- the LOC113693325 gene encoding uncharacterized protein produces MGDILVSIAWQKALMVNDEKLKSMEMLDGDSRQISTKYLEFRRSGECFAEGVCNDYDAVVIGSGYGGSVAACRLAMGGLRVCLLEKGRKWEAQDFPTDTSQMLSAVRMEHRTFGVSFGPKDSLYQVCRHDDSVAAMACGLGGGSLVNAGVVVPTPARTRRNPKWPKDWEKDWEVCEALASTMLRIQDVPIKFRNARIMDEAVGEETGFKNPEPLKLTVNFDTEDQMYSSKKFGKADSCQACGNCMSGCPYNAKNSTDKTYLLSAIQAGCDIRTACEVQYVFRNLDDTSEVDEAICRRKSRRWLVFLNEFECIASDFVVLSAGVFGTTKVLFQSQMRGLILSKKLGCGLSCNGNNVAYLSRSRAPLNACGLDRKKLPEVPFEERPGPSITSSYISSLGFTIQSAVIPIAFPWLLFKGITTYGWPIGYNILDSIVHKVKHLFGQPSQDMVLNVIGYDNGDGKLTFRKDTNEICFQPPSDPLLARKIEALQRITKKLGGILFMSRYRSTSVHLLGGCCSSSDASSGVCNSNGQVFDTLNPTTVYPGLYVCDGSLIPCSVGINPCLTIATAAEHVSKHPLQDALDYKSKDVDFVRGKPVEKKSLVRSWKSEISRGSAVHFKETMRGHVGGLPCVAYLKLKLNARRTSEKTIGDFREPNPILQGKVSGHVMCSAIEMDKLHVIDGEVDLCHVDIKTPYTQYMHYRLLLAASSGSRYILEGKKVMNPFLLGLDAWKDSTTLHVVLRKISQHTSEEVMISLKGKLHISMIELLKSLFSMSGKGKMKFLHILLQSLFRTYISQVPRASQKGFTPLDPYQNSYPRSTLHEIRTEDGIIISCQQWKCNQEPQRQEEGNKPFPVLLINGYATESYCLPTESNDLVRSLLHQGHETWLLQTRLLGTSSSINMTVEAIGMFDIPAAINKISELHGESVKIHVVAHCVGGLAIHIALMGGHVFYKRIASLSCTNSSMFFKLTAWSKFKLWLPLIPVSTLVARYFALVHIECGERVWTGFD; encoded by the exons atggGTGATATCCTTGTTTCAATAGCTTGGCAAAAAGCATTGATGGTGAAcgatgaaaaattgaaaagcatGGAGATGCTTGACGGTGATTCTAGACAG ATTTCAACCAAGTACTTGGAGTTTCGAAGGTCAGGAGAGTGCTTTGCTGAAGGGGTTTGTAACGACTATGATGCTGTAGTAATCGGGTCCGGATATGGAGGCTCTGTTGCTGCTTGTCGGCTAGCTATGGGTGGTCTGAGAGTATGCCTACTTGAAAAAGGGAGGAAATGGGAAGCTCAAGATTTCCCGACTGACACTTCCCAAATGCTGTCTGCCGTCAGGATGGAGCACAGGACATTTGGAGTCAGCTTTGGCCCTAAGGATTCTCTTTATCAG GTTTGTAGACATGATGATTCTGTAGCTGCAATGGCCTGTGGGCTTGGTGGAGGTTCACTGGTGAATGCAGGAGTAGTGGTGCCAACACCAGCTCGCACAAGAAGGAACCCGAAATGGCCTAAAGATTGGGAAAAAGATTGGGAGGTTTGTGAAGCATTAGCTTCTACAATGCTACGAATACAAGATGTTCCCATCAAGTTCAGGAATGCCAGAATCATGGATGAAGCAGTAGGAGAAGAGACTGGCTTTAAAAATCCCGAGCCATTGAAGTTAACTGTGAATTTTGATACAGAAGACCAAATGTATAGCTCAAAAAAGTTTGGGAAGGCTGATTCCTGCCAGGCTTGTGGAAATTGTATGTCTGGTTGTCCCTATAATGCGAAAAATTCTACAGATAAAACTTACTTGTTGTCAGCCATACAG GCAGGATGCGATATTAGAACGGCATGTGAAGTGCAATATGTATTCAGAAATCTAGACGATACTTCTGAAGTAGATGAAGCAATATGCAGAAGAAAGAGTCGCAGATGGCTAGTATTTCTTAATGAATTTGAATGCATAGCATCAGATTTTGTTGTACTCTCAG CTGGAGTGTTTGGCACTACAAAGGTacttttccaatcacaaatgaGAGGCTTGATCCTTTCCAAGAAGCTGGGCTGTGGATTGAGCTGCAATGGTAATAATGTTGCATATCTTTCACGAAGTAGAGCGCCCTTAAATGCTTGTGGCTTAGACAGAAAGAAGCTACCAGAGGTACCGTTTGAAGAACGTCCAGGGCCATCCATTACTTCATCATATATTTCGTCATTGGGTTTCACAATTCAG AGTGCTGTAATTCCCATTGCTTTTCCCTGGCTACTTTTTAAAGGGATTACAACATATGGATGGCCAATTGGCTACAATATTTTAGATAGCATAGTGCACAAGGTGAAGCATCTTTTCGGTCAACCCAGCCAAGACATGGTTCTGAATGTAATTGGGTACGATAATGGTGATGGGAAGCTTACATTTCGGAAAGACACTAATGAGATTTGCTTTCAACCACCAAGTGACCCTTTATTAGCGCGAAAAATTGAAGCGTTGCAGAGAATAACGAAGAAGTTGGGTGGAATTCTCTTCATGTCAAGGTATAGAAGCACATCCGTTCACCTACTTGGAGGATGTTGCTCTTCATCGGATGCTTCATCTGGTGTTTGCAACAGCAATGGTCAAGTTTTTGACACATTAAATCCGACAACAGTGTACCCCGGGCTGTACGTTTGTGATGGCTCCTTAATACCTTGCTCAGTTGGCATAAACCCATGTCTCACCATTGCTACAGCTGCTGAGCATGTAAGCAAGCACCCCTTGCAAGATGCTCTTGACTACAAAAGCAAAGACGTAGACTTTGTAAGAGGAAAACCTGTTGAGAAGAAAAGTTTAGTCCGTTCTTGGAAGTCAGAGATTAGCCGAGGATCAGCAGTACATTTTAAAGAAACCATGCGAGGGCATGTTGGTGGTCTGCCATGTGTTGCTTACCTGAAATTGAAATTGAACGCAAGAAGAACTTCTGAAAAAACTATTGGAGACTTTAGAGAGCCTAATCCTATCCTACAAGGAAAAGTTAGCGGCCATGTCATGTGTAGTGCCATAGAAATGGACAAATTGCACGTGATAGATGGCGAAGTAGATTTGTGCCATGTAGATATTAAAACTCCTTATACTCAATACATGCACTATCGTCTCCTCCTTGCAGCATCCTCTGGTTCAAG ATATATACTTGAAGGGAAGAAAGTGATGAACCCTTTTCTCTTGGGCCTTGATGCATGGAAAGATTCAACAACACTTCACGTAGTATTAAGAAAAATCTCTCAGCATACTTCAGAGGAAGTCATGATAAGCTTAAAAGGGAAACTTCATATTTCAATGATAGAGCTCTTGAAGAGTCTATTCAGCATgtctggaaaaggaaaaatgaaatttttgcatATCCTGCTACAGTCTCTTTTCAGGACATATATCTCACAAGTACCTAGAGCAAGTCAAAAGGGGTTCACTCCTTTGGATCCGTACCAAAATAGTTATCCTAGAAGCACACTCCATGAGATAAGAACAG AAGATGGCATTATAATCAGCTGCCAACAGTGGAAGTGCAATCAAGAACCACAGAGGCAAGAAGAAGGGAATAAGCCATTTCCTGTTCTCCTAATTAATGGTTATGCAACTGAAAGTTATTGCTTGCCAACTGAAAGTAATGATCTAGTTAGAAGCTTACTACACCAAGGGCATGAGACCTGGCTACTGCAAACAAGACTGCTTGGGACTAGTTCTTCAATTAATATGACAGTAGAAGCTATTGGAATGTTTGATATCCCTGCTG CAATCAACAAGATCTCTGAGTTGCACGGGGAGTCTGTAAAGATACATGTTGTTGCACATTGCGTTGGCGGTCTTGCAATACACATTGCCCTTATGGGAGGACATGTTTTCTACAAAAGAATAGCTTCCCTTTCCTGCACCAACTCTTCCATGTTTTTTAAGCTGACTGCTTGGTCGAAATTCAAATTATGGCTTCCTCTCATACCAGTAAGTACCTTGGTGGCTAGATATTTTGCCCTTGTGCATATTGAATGTGGAGAAAGAGTGTGGACAGGATTTGATTAG